A region from the Meiothermus sp. CFH 77666 genome encodes:
- the galK gene encoding galactokinase codes for MSTFKEIFGTEPTVRVSAPGRVNLLGEHTDYNGGFVFPTPLSYQTYIEAAPAEGLEVYAETFRERKSRGLGEPKQGDWLDYLAGCVWVLRQHGHAVPGLRAYVHSEVPMTGGLSSSAALEVATLRALRELYQLPLDDVQIALLAQQAEVEYVGVRCGIMDQMASSVGRPGYALLLDTRDLTTRLVPLPQGYRVAVVDSSVPRRLAESGYNTRRSECEQACALLGVQSLRELSPADLPRIHTLPEPLNRRARHVVTENQRVLDGVQALEQGNVRRFGELMVASHASLRDDYQVSIPELDQLVEAELRHGAVGARLTGAGFGGSTVALVEEARYEEFKKGVMQDYPRARFL; via the coding sequence ATGAGCACGTTCAAGGAAATCTTCGGCACTGAACCCACCGTGCGCGTCTCGGCGCCGGGCCGCGTCAACCTGCTGGGCGAACACACCGACTACAACGGGGGCTTTGTCTTCCCCACGCCCCTCTCCTACCAGACCTACATTGAAGCCGCCCCTGCCGAGGGCCTCGAGGTCTATGCGGAGACCTTTCGGGAACGCAAAAGCCGAGGGCTGGGCGAACCCAAGCAAGGCGACTGGCTGGACTATCTGGCGGGCTGTGTGTGGGTGCTGCGCCAGCACGGGCACGCCGTACCGGGCTTGCGGGCCTATGTGCATAGCGAGGTGCCCATGACCGGCGGGCTTTCCAGCTCGGCGGCGCTGGAGGTGGCCACCCTGCGGGCTTTGCGCGAACTGTATCAGCTACCTTTGGACGATGTGCAGATTGCCCTGCTGGCCCAGCAAGCCGAGGTGGAGTACGTGGGGGTGCGCTGCGGCATTATGGATCAGATGGCCTCGTCGGTGGGGCGGCCCGGCTACGCGCTGTTGCTGGACACCCGCGACCTCACCACAAGGCTGGTGCCCCTGCCCCAGGGCTACCGGGTGGCGGTGGTGGACTCGAGCGTACCCCGCCGCCTGGCCGAGTCGGGCTACAACACCCGCCGCAGCGAGTGCGAACAGGCCTGTGCCCTGCTGGGGGTGCAGTCGCTGCGCGAACTTTCCCCCGCCGACCTCCCCCGCATCCACACCCTGCCCGAGCCCCTCAACCGCCGCGCCCGCCACGTGGTAACCGAAAACCAGCGGGTGCTGGATGGCGTACAGGCGCTGGAACAGGGCAACGTCCGGCGCTTTGGCGAGCTGATGGTGGCCTCGCATGCCTCGCTGCGCGACGATTACCAGGTTTCCATTCCCGAGCTGGACCAGCTTGTAGAAGCCGAACTGCGCCACGGCGCGGTGGGCGCCCGCCTGACCGGGGCCGGTTTTGGCGGTTCGACGGTGGCGCTGGTGGAAGAGGCCCGCTACGAAGAATTCAAAAAAGGGGTCATGCAGGATTATCCCAGGGCCAGATTTCTATGA
- a CDS encoding transposase produces the protein MSITPLATYLEAMLVSVDNQSCSGLADGFHAESISHDWFQRTLKSSDVGSLYKDLVHKLKLEGGYLLLDDTILEKHTLGLEGVGKLLDTKTGGFILGLSVVLLCWSDGKKTIPLAFLPYTKGKSKHDLAVELLGQAKAWGLTPKSVLFDAWYASQKVLKTVLRLGWHVVTRLRKNRYLDGKPLKTRYTHPNWHSIGKLKGGIEVKVFRRGRKFYATSDTSLEWKMVKKLYKIRAEIEEVFRVLKQACGWQGVQQRNIQTYTHHLTFGLLAYHYLQRLKLQTHSGVFVLRRRLISRKLTLNRDDLYSFLDTAA, from the coding sequence ATGAGCATAACCCCGTTGGCGACGTACTTGGAAGCAATGCTGGTCTCGGTCGATAACCAAAGTTGCAGCGGTTTGGCAGACGGCTTTCATGCCGAATCAATCTCCCACGATTGGTTCCAACGAACCCTCAAAAGCAGTGATGTGGGTTCGTTGTACAAGGACTTGGTGCACAAGTTGAAGCTGGAGGGCGGTTATCTGCTCCTGGATGACACCATCCTGGAGAAACACACCCTCGGGCTAGAAGGCGTCGGCAAGCTGCTGGACACCAAAACGGGTGGATTCATCTTGGGGTTGAGTGTAGTTCTGTTGTGCTGGAGTGATGGAAAGAAGACCATCCCCCTGGCTTTTCTGCCCTACACCAAAGGCAAGAGCAAGCACGATCTGGCTGTTGAGTTACTCGGGCAAGCCAAGGCATGGGGTCTAACGCCGAAGTCCGTCTTGTTCGATGCCTGGTATGCCAGCCAGAAAGTCCTCAAGACGGTGCTTCGTTTGGGATGGCACGTTGTCACCCGACTCAGGAAGAATCGCTACCTGGATGGCAAGCCGCTCAAGACCCGCTATACTCACCCCAACTGGCACTCCATCGGTAAGCTCAAAGGCGGAATCGAGGTCAAGGTCTTTCGTAGGGGGCGCAAGTTCTACGCGACCAGCGATACCTCACTGGAGTGGAAGATGGTCAAAAAGCTCTACAAAATCCGGGCTGAGATCGAGGAGGTGTTCCGAGTCCTCAAGCAGGCGTGTGGCTGGCAGGGGGTGCAACAACGCAACATCCAAACCTACACCCACCACCTGACCTTTGGCCTGTTGGCCTACCACTACCTGCAAAGGCTCAAACTTCAGACCCATTCTGGAGTATTTGTACTCCGTCGCAGGCTCATTTCTCGCAAGTTGACCCTTAATCGAGATGACCTCTATTCCTTCCTGGACACGGCTGCTTGA
- a CDS encoding M24 family metallopeptidase, with protein sequence MNPFALARLRAWMENQGLERFFVQQPENFAWLTGGGDNTVVTFRPVAAWLEVTPETVRLHASQIEAGRLLDEETPGLEVHRYPWYSPPAPQGPSDLEHDLTPLRLVLSPAEQERYRALGREAAMALGESLRFADPGWSEYDLAGAISEELLSKGIQPLVLLVAGEERLFRYRHPIPTRRPLGRLFMGVICGRRHGLFANVSRLRSFGHPEARSLNEQICQVEAAALEASRPGATLGEVLEQMRLAYRRIGRTEEFENHHQGGLTGYRSREVLARPGNPTRLEVGMALAWNPSLPGAKVEDTFLLTETGLENLTHDPTWPTLEVAGRTRPGVLEG encoded by the coding sequence TGCGTGCCTGGATGGAAAACCAGGGCCTCGAGCGCTTTTTTGTGCAGCAACCGGAGAACTTTGCCTGGCTCACCGGGGGCGGCGACAATACCGTGGTCACCTTTCGCCCGGTAGCGGCCTGGCTCGAGGTGACCCCCGAAACGGTGCGTCTGCATGCCTCGCAAATCGAGGCGGGGCGGCTCCTCGACGAGGAAACGCCGGGCCTCGAGGTACACCGCTACCCCTGGTACAGCCCCCCGGCCCCCCAGGGGCCCAGCGACCTCGAGCACGACCTCACCCCTTTACGGCTGGTGCTCTCCCCCGCGGAGCAGGAGCGCTACCGTGCCCTGGGCCGTGAGGCGGCCATGGCCCTGGGCGAAAGCCTTCGCTTTGCCGACCCCGGCTGGAGCGAGTACGACCTGGCCGGAGCCATCAGCGAGGAACTCCTTTCCAAGGGCATACAGCCCCTGGTGCTGCTGGTGGCCGGCGAGGAGCGGCTTTTCCGCTACCGCCACCCCATCCCCACCCGGCGGCCCCTGGGGCGGCTCTTCATGGGGGTTATCTGCGGGCGGCGACACGGCCTCTTTGCCAACGTGAGCCGTCTGCGCAGTTTTGGGCACCCCGAGGCCCGCAGCCTCAACGAGCAAATCTGCCAGGTCGAGGCGGCTGCACTGGAGGCCTCCCGGCCTGGGGCCACCTTAGGCGAGGTGCTGGAGCAGATGCGCTTGGCCTACCGGCGCATTGGCCGCACCGAGGAGTTTGAAAACCACCACCAGGGCGGTCTGACTGGCTACCGTAGCCGCGAGGTGCTGGCCCGTCCCGGCAACCCCACCCGCCTCGAGGTCGGCATGGCCCTGGCCTGGAACCCCAGCCTGCCGGGGGCCAAGGTAGAGGACACCTTCCTGCTCACCGAAACCGGCCTGGAAAACCTCACCCACGACCCCACCTGGCCCACCCTCGAGGTAGCTGGGCGCACGCGCCCAGGGGTGCTCGAGGGCTAA